The sequence CCAGGTAAGTGAAATACAAAAACCCAAAAGAATTCTTTTGGAAAAAAAATCTTACTCATTAAAGCACCTTGATTTAGATGATTTTAAGATGAATAGTTTTTACTATGATAAAAATGGAGGTGAAATTAATAAAGAAGGCAATAAAAATACTGAAGAGATAGAAATTAATGGATATTCTTTGCCTGTTGAAAAATCTAAAACAAACGGATATATGACTGCATCTGTTAAAACAGATAATTCCTCTTGCCTTTCTCTCGTCTTTTATAGAGGAATTGATTCTGCAGGTCAAAATAATGCCATCCATCAATCTAATGTTAGCTTTCCCGAATTATTTTATTCTAATTGGGAGAAATGGTTAAGACAACGGGTTAAAGGCTATCAATATACTTGGAATTTTCAAATTCCAGCTGATGAACTGAAAGTAAAGGTAGATGATTTTATTGGGTGCTATAATAACATCCATATAATAACTGATTGGACTAAAGACTTGCAAGAGAACACCTATAATATTGAAATAACAACAGAAACATCTTATTAATTTAAAATATTATACCGGTCTTTGAATGTTGGATTTAATTTATTAAAAAAAAGATATAAAAAAGTTTGCTAATAGCAAACTTTTTTATATCTTTGAAGTAGGAAAGCAAAGGGGTTCTTTAATATTAATCGAAAAACAAAACAAGTTACTAAAATGGAACACTTAATTGAAAGAGTTTGGGAATACTCACTAAACAACCCTGAAGGATTTACCTTAAATTTAGAAACCTTAAAACCTGTCAAATTTGGAATTGCAGTTGCCTATTTAGAAACACAGGATTCGTTTGATAAGGAAAGTTTACAGAAAGTAATTAGCCACTCATTAGAAAATGGAAAAACCCTGGGAGGATGGCTAAATGTAGAAAACAGTAAATTCTACTTTGATTCAATAAAAATCTTCAAAAATTCAGAACTTGATAAAGCAATAGAATTTGCAAAGCAAGAAAAACAGATTGCAATTTTTGATATTACTAACCTAAAAGAAATCAGAATTTAACAAAGGGGAGCAAGCCCCGCCCCTTTGTTTTTCCTTTAAATATTAAACCTTAATACTAAATAATATGAATACTTACAGTAAATTTGGACCTAATGTGTTTTTAGCTAAATGCGTAGAAAGGCACGCTAAAGGTGATGTAATAAACGTTACTACTAAATATGGAAAGGAAAATGAGAGTGAGATCTTCAATCTCATGTATGAGAAAGATGGCTTTTTCTTTTATTCAATTATAAGGGTTGATGGTACAAATACTCGTACACGAGCAGAAGCAAAAGCAACAAAGTATAATAGTTGGGCAGCATCAGCAGAAAAGAAAAGTGCTCAGTATCATGAAGCCTCCAATGAAGGTGCCGATTTTCTAAGACTAGCAGAACCAATTAAAATTGGTCACCATAGTGAAAAAAGACATAGAGCTTTAATTGAGAGAAATTGGAATAGAATGGGCAGAGCAATTGCAATGTCTGAAAAAGCTGAATCGCATGAGAGTAAAGCTGAATACTGGGAGAAAAGAGCGAAAGATATTAATCTATCTATGCCGGAGAGTATCGAATACTATGAATATAAATTACAAGCTGCTAAAATGGAGCATGAAGGAATGAAAAATGGGACAATTCAACGAAGGCATTCCATGGCTTTACAATACGCTAAAAAAGCAGTAAACGAGGCTCAGAAGAATTTTGAGTTAGCAAAGAAATTGTGGGGATAAAAAATAAATTATGGATACAATCAAAATAACAAAAGATCAGCAAATATCAATTCAAAATTATAAGAAAGTAGGAATTGATATCGAGATCCTAAATGATAATACTGTGCGAATAGTTCAGAGTAGAATTATTAACGGGTATATTTTGAATAAAAAAGAATTAATTGAAAGAGCGAAAGAAATATTTCCAGGAGCTAAAATCCAACCGATCAGATATTCCTTGGATGTCTCTTTAGTCACACCGGAATGGATTCAATATAAAATGAAAGAATTTGGATTGAATACAAATGATCTTGTTTCACAAGTAGCCTTAGATAAGTCCTCTTTAAGTCTGTTTTTTTCTGGAGAAAGAAAATTAAACAAATCTGTAAAAGCATTATTTTTTTATTATTTTCTTACTTATGAACTTAATCGAGATTTTAGAACACAATAGTTATAAATTAAACTATGTTGGCTAAATTACGGAAAACCATAAAATTAAATTAATATATATTATAACTTTGATGTATGAATAAGCTAAACTTAAAATTAGGAATTGCATTAGGAATCTTTACTACAATATTATTGGGTTTAATAATGTTTGGAAAAGATATTGAATTTTTAAACAAAGATAAAGTTGTTACTTCTGCTGGAATAGGTGATGGAATATTTTTCAGTATGGCTGATTTTCTAACATATAATGTATTTGTAATTTGTTGTGTTATATCAGTTATATCTATCTGTATTAATATAAAAGGTTTTTCAAAATCGTAAAAATTAAACGTAAAAAACACTCTTTTCAGAGTGTTTTTTTGTTTTATAAATTTCTAATGACTTTCCTATCTGTTTTATTCTTTTTTAAAAAAAGTTACTTTTTCAATTTCACTCAGAGCATCATCATCAACTAGATGACCATATCTCATAGTATTACTTATTTTCGTATGTCCAAGTAACTTTTGGAGTTTTGCAATACTCCCATCATTAATTAGTATAGTTGTGGCAAAGGTATGACGGCCTACATGCATAGTAAGGTTTTTAGCTATTCTACAATTAACAGCAATTGTTTTCAAGTGTTTATTTATTTTTTGATCACTTAATCTGTCAACAAATAAAGAGGGGCAGAAATCTATTATTTTTCGTAGTTCATCATTAATACGCATTGGCTGGAAATTTTTGCTTTTAATGTGGGAAAAATTAAATACTTCCATTTCAATATCTTTTCTTTTCAAATTTTGGATATCAGAAATTCTTAATCCAGTATAACATGAAAATAAAAAATAGCCTAATGGTAATGAATGAATTGGAGCAATAAATTCTGAAAAGAAATACTGAACTAATTTAGATACTTCTTCAGGTAGGAGAAAAGTTGGAATAGTTTTAGGTTCCTGTACTATAAATTTTTTCTTATCAAAAGGAAGTTTAATTCCTCTGTCATCAGCAAGGTTAATGAATTTTTTAATTACTTTAAAATCAGTGAAACAAGTAGGATCAGAATTTCCCTTTTTTGTCAATAAGTACTTTTTATATTTATCAAAGAAATCAAGGCTTAGCATTGAAAATGGAATTTCCTTTCTATATTCTTTCAATTTATTAATCACTGTTTTCTGCTGCTTTATTGTATTTTTTGCAAGAACAGAATTATCGATATGATATAAGCAAAAAGAGATAAAATCAAATTCCGGAATATTGTTATTTAATGCATCAATTAAAAGTTCAGGGGTTAATACTTTTTCAGCTAAAAAGAAATCTCTTTTGATTATAGTTATTTTGGCTTCAATTGTATCTAATATTATATTGAAGCTTTCAAAGTTTTCAGATTTTTTTACACGTTTTTTTTGATCGTCCCAATATTTTTGTTCAATTTTTATATCGAGATTCATAGTTTTTTTTGTTCCGTTCTTTCGAATGATTAGGAATAGTAAAGATTTTCCATCTTTTCTTTTGTCGTTACGAATTGCAAAATTGTGTGTCATAGCCACGAAGATCTTTTTCGTGTCTCTTCTCGTGTCAAATACGTCCTGAAGTGTTTTAATGTGGTTCATAGTAATAATATTTAGATTATGACTAAACTCACTAAAAACCTTGTGGTTAAAAGGAAAAAGGCAATTAAAAAATAATTGCCTTTTGTTGTAAATTTTTCTTTTTGTACCCAGGACCGGGATCGAACCGGTACTCCTAAGAACTGGTGTTTGAGACCAGCGCGTCTACCAATTCCGCCACCTGGGCTTGATGTTTACTCCAAACATGTTGTTTGTTTCAAATTGGTGTGCAAATATAGGAACTTTTTTCAATGTTCAAAAGCTTTTTGAAGAAAAATTTTTAAAAATTAAGTTCCAAACCATCGTAGGCAAGGTGCATTCCGGATGGAAGTTGTTTATCTTCAATGTCATGCAAGCCTAAATGATGACTGATGTGAGTTAAAAATAATTTTTTAGGTTTTAGTTCTTCAAATAGTTTTATAACATCGGGAAGAATAAAATGAGCAGGGTGTGGATCAAATTTTCTGATGCAGTTTAAAATCAATACATCCAGATTCTTTAATTTTTCTTTCTCGGTATCAGAAATAAAACCTGCATCCGTAATATAGGCCAGGTTTTTAAACTTATATCCAAAAACACTTATTTTAAAGTGGATTACCTCAATAGGCGTCACTTCCGTGTCCAAAATCTGGAACGGTTTGTTTTCAATTTCATGAAGTTCAAAAGCCGGAGCTCCCGGATATCTTACATCTGCAAAAGCATAAGGAAAACGGTTTTTAATCTCATGTGCTACCCTAGAATAGCAATAGAGTGGAACATCCTTTCCGCTTTTAAAAATAAGCGGACGCATATCATCTAACCCAATTACATGATCGTTGTGTTCATGAGTAATCAGCGCAAGATCTACCGTATGCTCATGGTTGGTAAGCATTTGCTGCCGGAAATCAGGACCACAGTCGATAAGTATTTTTTTATTTTCATCCGTTGTTACCATAACGGATGAACGCAGACGTTTGTCTTTTGGATTTTCGGAAATACACACCTCGCAGGTGCAGCCAATAACGGGCACACCCTGGGAAGTACCGGTTCCTAAAAATTTCAACTTCATTTTGTTTTGAGGTTGGTTTAATTTTGGTAAATTTACAAAAAATTTAATGTCCTAATGTATCAGAAACTAACTCCTAAACAAAAAGCATTAACAATTAATCTAGATCCTACTATTTATGGTACTTTCGCAGAAATTGGAGCAGGGCAGGAGACTGTTCGTCACTTTTTTAGAGCAGGGGGAGCTTCCGGTACGATTGCTAAAGCGATGTCTGCTTATGACAAAGATTTTAGTGATGCCATCTACGGAAAAGAAGTAAAAAACAGGTATGTTACCCAGAATAGACTTCGCAAAATGCTTCGTTATGAAGTAGCATTGATCGAAGAGAGAATTTCAAGGGATAACAATCCGGACAGAAAGTTCTTTTCCTATGCCAATACAGTTACCACCATCAACTTCGATAAGACCGTAAAAGGCCACGGCTGGGTGGGAATCCGTTTTCAGACTAAAGAAAATGAAGATTACAACGAGATTGTCATTCACGTAAAATTCAATGAGAATGACGCTACTCTTCAACAGGAAACACTGGGTAATCTAGGGGTAAACCTGATTTTCGGAGCTTTTAATTACTTCGATAATCCAAGAACTTTAGTAGAATCTTTATATGATGATGTAGCAAAAGACAACCTTGAAATTGATATGATCGATTTCAGTGGACCTGCTTTTTCTTACGTTGATAATAGATTGATGTCTCTTCAGTTGGTGAAGAACGGAATGACTGATGCAGTGATCTTCAATTCTCAGGGAAACAATATGCTTCCTGCAGATGTTTTGTATAAGAAAAATATCTTTGCGGTAAGAGGAAGTTTCAGACCTGTAACGAAGGTCAATATTGATATGCTTCGAAATGGGATGGATATGTTTTTTAAAGATGCTATCTGTACTCATGAAGAAACCGAGGTCCTTATTGAAATTACTATTTCCAACCTTCGGGCAGATGGAGATATTGATGAAAGAGACTTCCTGGATAGAGTAGATATCCTGGGCAAATTAGGATATACTGTTATTATTTCAAACTTCTCGGAATACTATAGACTGATTGATTACTTTGCTTCCTACACCACTGGAGATATCGGAGTAGCAATGGGGGTAAATAATTTATTGATGGTATTTGATGAGAAATACTATAAAAATCTTTCAGGAGGAATTCTTGAAGCTTTCGGTAAGTTTTTCCGAAACGGAATGAGAGTATACCTGTACCCTTATAAAGATCCTGAAACTCATCAGCTATTGGATTCTACCAATCTTAAAGTAGAAGAAAACCTTAAGGAGTTGTATAAATATTTCATGCGCAACAAGCGTATTGTAGATATTACAAACTATAATCCTGAGTTCTTGGAAATTTACTCAAGAGAAATTTTAAGAAAAATAGCATGTTGCGTTAAAGGCTGGGAAACGCAGGTTCCGGAAGGTGTAGCAGAAATGATTAAAGAGCGTGGAATGTTCGGTTATAAAGAAGAACTTCCTTTAAAACAATTCTCTTAAAAATTAATATAATGTCAGAATTAAAGAAAAGACTTTCCTCTATTCTTGAAAGTCCAAAACATAATACAGAAGAGAAACTTGAAAAAGTTTGTCATTTGTTGGATCAGGAAATCTCTTATTTCAATTGGACTGGTTTCTATTTTAAAAACGGAGATAAAGACGAATTGATCTTAGGACCCTATGTAGGAGCTCCAACAGATCATACGATCATCCCTTACGGAAAAGGAATCTGTGGCCAGGTAGCTGTTTCTAATGAAACGTTTGTAGTACCTGATGTACATGAAGAAAGCAATTATTTAAGCTGTTCAATTGATACCAAGGCTGAAATTGTAGTTCCGATCTTTAAAGATGGGAAAAACATTGGCCAGATTGATATTGATTCTCATACAGTAGATCCTTTTACGGCTGAAGACCGTGAATTATTGGAATGGCTTTGTAATGAAGTATCCAAGATTTTGTAATTGAATTTTCAAAGAAAATATAGACTCCGGCTCGTAGAGCCGGAGTTTTTTTATGGATTATTGGTGGTAATAACAAACATAATTAAAGGTTCATCACCTGTATTTTCAATAGAGTGATAACCTATAGAACTGATAGCAGTAATGTCCCCTTTTTGAAGTGTTTTTTTACGAACTGTCCCCTCTTTTCCAGTCCTTTCCCGATATTCTCCGGTTCCCTGCACTACCACATACAATTCTTCTTCGTTCCGTGCATTGTGAGTATGAAACCCTGATTCATCGCCTTTATTCAGTAAAACCATATAAGCCGCTAAGCGGTTATTCGCCAGTTCTTTCTGATCAAACATTTGTATCAGATACACTGTTCCGTTTCCGCCATACATATTTTCACGTTTATCTATACGTGTGATAGTTCGTTCATCTCTTCCAAACGGCATTACATAAAGCCGGATATATTTCGAAACTTCCTGTATAAGGTGATGAAATTCTGCACCTTCAGATAATATAACAGTACCAGACATATAAAGTTCAATGTTTAATGTTTAGAGTTTATGCTTTGCTGCATTATTTGAATTTCAGTCAGCAATTCTTTAAAATAATGCTCACATTTGGCAATATGGGTTCCGTACCAGGAAAAGGCCTCTCCATCAACGATCATAATTTTTTTATCAGGATAAAATGTGCGCAGTTCTTCAATATGTTTTTCTTTGAATGGGAATGGCTCAGAAGATAACATGATTACATCTGCTTTCTCCAGGTCTTCAGCCGTAATCTGTGGATATCTGGTTTTATCCTTAAAAATATTTTCAAAACCTATTTCTGTTAATATTTTATGGATGAATGTATCTGAACCAATCGTCATATAAGGGTTATTCCAAATAAGATAAGCTGCTTTTACAGGAGTATCAAGTGTAGTCTGATTGAGAACATCATAGATTTTAAGATTGAAAAGTTGGGCTCTTTCTTCTTTTCCAAAAAGTTTCCCAAGATTTTTAAGCAAGTAATAATTGTCTTCAACCGTTTCTACATTGGTTACCACAACCTTGAAGTCATCCATAAGAGCTTCTACCTGCTCTTTGATGTTTTCTTCTTTATTGGCCAGGATTAAATCCGGTTGAAGAGCTTTAATTTTATCAATATTGATATTTTTTGTTCCACCAATAATCGGAACATTTTTTATACTTTCTTCGGGATGGATACAGAACTTTGTTCGCCCGATGATTTCATTTTCAGTGAGACCTAAATCAAATAATGCCTCTGTGATGGATGGTACTAGAGAGATCACTTTCATATTTTAAAGATAAGAAAATATATAAGTTTTAGGGTAATAACTGGGTTTAATTTGAATTCAATAGTTTGAAAAAGGGACATGCTTTGAAGTAGGTGTTGTTAAATTTTCACTAGTGAGTGATTGGTGTCGATTAATTTATTATTTTGGATAACTAAAAATAGCGTTATCCGAAAAGCTTATAGAGTAGGAAAATTAACCAAAATAAATTTTAAACATGAAAAATTTAAAAAGTATCAAGAGAAATGAACTTAAAAATATTAAAGGAGGTGAAATAATTCCGCCTAAAGGAGGTTGTACAATGTTTTGCGAAATTACAGGGACTCATGTGCCATGTGATTTAATGACTATATTTTGCCCTCAGCCTTAAATAATATCTTTTTAGCTCTTCCTAATCTAATATATATATATTGATTATGGAGAGTTAATTTGACAAAGTAAAGCAACTAGAGAAGTCTTCCCGTTAAGAAAAATCCGGCTACTGTAAAATAGATGATCAATCCGGTAACATCTACTAGTGTCGCTACAAAAGGAGCTGAAGAGGTTGCAGGGTCTAGTTTTAATTTCTTTAAAACAAACGGAATCATAGAACCTGATAGAGTTCCCCATAATACAATAGCAATCAAGGAAATAGACACACTGAGTCCTACATATACCCAATATTGACCATAATCAAAAAGTCCTACTTTCTGCCAAAGCATAATCCTGATAAAGCCAATAAGTCCCAAAATAGCCCCCAGACATAATCCTGAGATGATTTCCTTCCTCATCACATACCACCAGTCTTTGAGATTGATCTCCTGAAGTGCCATGGCACGGATAATCAATGTTGCAGCCTGTGATCCTGAGTTACCACCACTGGAAATAATTAGTGGTACGAATAAGGCAAGAACTACTGCTTTTTCAATTTCTTTATCGAAATATCCCATTGCAGAGGCCGTCAGCATTTCGGAAACGAATAAAATAATCAGCCAGGTTGCCCTTTTTTTAATCATTTCTGTCCATGAAGT is a genomic window of Chryseobacterium nakagawai containing:
- a CDS encoding NADPH-dependent FMN reductase family protein; this encodes MEHLIERVWEYSLNNPEGFTLNLETLKPVKFGIAVAYLETQDSFDKESLQKVISHSLENGKTLGGWLNVENSKFYFDSIKIFKNSELDKAIEFAKQEKQIAIFDITNLKEIRI
- a CDS encoding DUF3560 domain-containing protein, which translates into the protein MNTYSKFGPNVFLAKCVERHAKGDVINVTTKYGKENESEIFNLMYEKDGFFFYSIIRVDGTNTRTRAEAKATKYNSWAASAEKKSAQYHEASNEGADFLRLAEPIKIGHHSEKRHRALIERNWNRMGRAIAMSEKAESHESKAEYWEKRAKDINLSMPESIEYYEYKLQAAKMEHEGMKNGTIQRRHSMALQYAKKAVNEAQKNFELAKKLWG
- a CDS encoding site-specific integrase, translating into MNHIKTLQDVFDTRRDTKKIFVAMTHNFAIRNDKRKDGKSLLFLIIRKNGTKKTMNLDIKIEQKYWDDQKKRVKKSENFESFNIILDTIEAKITIIKRDFFLAEKVLTPELLIDALNNNIPEFDFISFCLYHIDNSVLAKNTIKQQKTVINKLKEYRKEIPFSMLSLDFFDKYKKYLLTKKGNSDPTCFTDFKVIKKFINLADDRGIKLPFDKKKFIVQEPKTIPTFLLPEEVSKLVQYFFSEFIAPIHSLPLGYFLFSCYTGLRISDIQNLKRKDIEMEVFNFSHIKSKNFQPMRINDELRKIIDFCPSLFVDRLSDQKINKHLKTIAVNCRIAKNLTMHVGRHTFATTILINDGSIAKLQKLLGHTKISNTMRYGHLVDDDALSEIEKVTFFKKE
- a CDS encoding MBL fold metallo-hydrolase; translation: MKLKFLGTGTSQGVPVIGCTCEVCISENPKDKRLRSSVMVTTDENKKILIDCGPDFRQQMLTNHEHTVDLALITHEHNDHVIGLDDMRPLIFKSGKDVPLYCYSRVAHEIKNRFPYAFADVRYPGAPAFELHEIENKPFQILDTEVTPIEVIHFKISVFGYKFKNLAYITDAGFISDTEKEKLKNLDVLILNCIRKFDPHPAHFILPDVIKLFEELKPKKLFLTHISHHLGLHDIEDKQLPSGMHLAYDGLELNF
- a CDS encoding TonB-dependent receptor; amino-acid sequence: MYQKLTPKQKALTINLDPTIYGTFAEIGAGQETVRHFFRAGGASGTIAKAMSAYDKDFSDAIYGKEVKNRYVTQNRLRKMLRYEVALIEERISRDNNPDRKFFSYANTVTTINFDKTVKGHGWVGIRFQTKENEDYNEIVIHVKFNENDATLQQETLGNLGVNLIFGAFNYFDNPRTLVESLYDDVAKDNLEIDMIDFSGPAFSYVDNRLMSLQLVKNGMTDAVIFNSQGNNMLPADVLYKKNIFAVRGSFRPVTKVNIDMLRNGMDMFFKDAICTHEETEVLIEITISNLRADGDIDERDFLDRVDILGKLGYTVIISNFSEYYRLIDYFASYTTGDIGVAMGVNNLLMVFDEKYYKNLSGGILEAFGKFFRNGMRVYLYPYKDPETHQLLDSTNLKVEENLKELYKYFMRNKRIVDITNYNPEFLEIYSREILRKIACCVKGWETQVPEGVAEMIKERGMFGYKEELPLKQFS
- a CDS encoding GAF domain-containing protein; amino-acid sequence: MSELKKRLSSILESPKHNTEEKLEKVCHLLDQEISYFNWTGFYFKNGDKDELILGPYVGAPTDHTIIPYGKGICGQVAVSNETFVVPDVHEESNYLSCSIDTKAEIVVPIFKDGKNIGQIDIDSHTVDPFTAEDRELLEWLCNEVSKIL
- a CDS encoding cupin domain-containing protein, which encodes MSGTVILSEGAEFHHLIQEVSKYIRLYVMPFGRDERTITRIDKRENMYGGNGTVYLIQMFDQKELANNRLAAYMVLLNKGDESGFHTHNARNEEELYVVVQGTGEYRERTGKEGTVRKKTLQKGDITAISSIGYHSIENTGDEPLIMFVITTNNP
- a CDS encoding ABC transporter substrate-binding protein; this translates as MKVISLVPSITEALFDLGLTENEIIGRTKFCIHPEESIKNVPIIGGTKNINIDKIKALQPDLILANKEENIKEQVEALMDDFKVVVTNVETVEDNYYLLKNLGKLFGKEERAQLFNLKIYDVLNQTTLDTPVKAAYLIWNNPYMTIGSDTFIHKILTEIGFENIFKDKTRYPQITAEDLEKADVIMLSSEPFPFKEKHIEELRTFYPDKKIMIVDGEAFSWYGTHIAKCEHYFKELLTEIQIMQQSINSKH